Proteins co-encoded in one Deltaproteobacteria bacterium genomic window:
- a CDS encoding tRNA1(Val) (adenine(37)-N6)-methyltransferase has product MEVPVHEDETIEFLPGRGLRFIQKKRGYRYCLDAILLASFCRLNEGHRVVDLGTGNAVIPILLAARGIRISIVGVEVQGELLDLARRNVLINGLEGTVTLVHRDVRDLGGSLGSSSFDVAISNPPYRRLKTGRINPDPQKALARHEILGSLEDMARAASSLLRTRARFYVVYPASRLADMLSIMRRSDLEPKRIRLVHPSASEEAKLVLAEAVKGGRGELRVLAPLIVHDLEGSSTSQIDEIYKTLQES; this is encoded by the coding sequence TTGGAAGTACCTGTCCACGAAGACGAAACCATCGAGTTCCTGCCGGGCAGGGGTTTGAGGTTTATCCAGAAGAAGAGGGGTTACCGCTACTGCCTCGATGCGATACTGCTTGCCTCTTTCTGCCGCCTGAATGAAGGTCATCGCGTGGTCGATCTGGGCACTGGGAACGCCGTGATCCCGATCCTTCTGGCTGCAAGGGGAATACGGATCAGTATCGTAGGTGTCGAGGTGCAGGGTGAACTCCTTGATCTGGCCCGGCGCAACGTGCTGATCAACGGCCTGGAGGGGACCGTCACCCTCGTCCACCGGGACGTACGGGACCTTGGCGGGAGCCTGGGCAGCAGCTCCTTTGATGTTGCGATCAGCAACCCCCCCTACCGCCGGCTCAAAACGGGCCGGATCAACCCCGACCCCCAAAAGGCCCTTGCAAGACACGAGATTCTAGGATCCCTCGAGGATATGGCGCGAGCCGCCTCTTCCCTCCTGCGTACCAGGGCACGCTTCTACGTGGTCTATCCGGCGTCGCGCCTGGCAGACATGCTTTCGATAATGAGGCGGTCAGACCTCGAACCCAAACGTATCCGGCTCGTTCATCCCAGTGCCTCTGAAGAGGCCAAACTCGTCCTGGCCGAGGCGGTCAAGGGTGGCCGGGGGGAGCTGAGAGTCCTGGCGCCCCTGATTGTTCACGATCTGGAGGGGAGCTCCACCAGCCAGATCGATGAGATTTACAAGACGCTTCAAGAATCATGA